A window from Fragaria vesca subsp. vesca linkage group LG5, FraVesHawaii_1.0, whole genome shotgun sequence encodes these proteins:
- the LOC101301500 gene encoding LOW QUALITY PROTEIN: probable pectinesterase 68-like (The sequence of the model RefSeq protein was modified relative to this genomic sequence to represent the inferred complete CDS: substituted 1 base at 1 genomic stop codon), which produces MASLPSSSFVCFYFFGFILTLLLFHAEPTQARRSSFDILSSPATGDSNSSSSSNHTSNQRKWVGPVGYLHITVDIRGSGDFMSVQSAVNAVPVNNTVNVVIHIKPGCYIEKVVVPATKPYITFQGAGKDATVIEWHDRASDRGTNGQQLRTYRTASVTVFANYFSARNISFKNTAPAPMPGMQGWQAVAFRISGDKAYFSGCGFYGAQDTLCDDVGRHYFKECYIEGSIDFIFGNGRSMYKDCELHSIATKFGSIAAQFRKSPDDKSGFAFLNCRVTGKGPLYVGRAMGKYARIVYSYTYFDDVVAHGAWDDWNTTSTKXVTDFLGVYKCWGPGAEALRGVPYAPELDFDSAHRFLRKSFVNGRHWISPSDA; this is translated from the exons ATGGCTTCTCTTCCATCATCTTCATTCGTTTGTTTCTACTTCTTTGGTTTCATACTCACTTTGCTGTTGTTTCATGCAGAACCAACTCAAGCTAGAAGAAGCAGCTTTGATATTCTCAGCTCTCCTGCGACAGGAGATAGTAATAGTAGCAGCTCCTCCAACCATACCAGCAACCAGCGGAAGTGGGTGGGGCCGGTTGGCTACCTACACATTACCGTGGACATAAGAGGTTCCGGTGACTTCATGTCCGTCCAGTCCGCCGTCAATGCAGTTCCGGTCAACAATACGGTCAATGTTGTCATCCACATCAAGCCAGGATGTTACAT AGAGAAAGTGGTGGTGCCCGCGACGAAGCCGTATATAACGTTTCAAGGAGCTGGGAAGGATGCGACGGTGATCGAATGGCACGACAGAGCCAGTGACCGTGGAACTAATGGACAGCAGCTGCGGACTTACAGAACCGCTTCTGTCACTGTGTTTGCCAACTATTTCTCAGCCAGAAACATTAGCTTCAAG AATACGGCACCGGCTCCGATGCCGGGGATGCAAGGATGGCAGGCGGTGGCGTTTCGGATATCGGGAGACAAGGCATACTTCTCCGGCTGCGGGTTCTATGGCGCCCAAGACACACTCTGCGACGACGTTGGACGCCATTACTTCAAGGAGTGTTACATCGAGGGTTCCATAGATTTCATCTTTGGAAATGGCCGCTCCATGTACAAA GACTGTGAGCTGCACTCAATAGCTACCAAGTTCGGCTCCATTGCTGCTCAGTTCAGAAAATCACCGGACGATAAATCGGGCTTTGCTTTTCTCAACTGCCGGGTAACGGGTAAGGGTCCACTCTATGTGGGTCGGGCCATGGGCAAGTACGCCAGGATCGTATACTCCTACACATACTTCGATGACGTGGTCGCCCATGGTGCCTGGGATGACTGGAACACAACTAGTACAAAGTGAGT GACTGATTTTCTAGGAGTGTACAAGTGCTGGGGTCCCGGAGCAGAAGCGTTGCGCGGTGTTCCATATGCCCCGGAGCTTGATTTCGACTCGGCGCACCGATTTCTGAGGAAGAGCTTCGTCAATGGAAGGCACTGGATATCCCCCTCTGATGCTTAA